CCTTTTGATTAGGCAATCCCCAGCTTCCATTGGCACGAAATTATACAATAGATAGGCATATAAACTACGATACAATACAGGATGAGGTAATGATTAGATGATATGGCGAATAAGCAAAATAAATATAGGTGACCGGGGTAGCTAGACCTCAGAGGGATCTCCGAGGTAGAAGCACTGGAACGAGAGGCTGTTTACAGTGGACCCAACCAAAACGCCGTTTCTCTTGTGCCAGACAATCTTCTTTCGATCATTCTGGCCCACGGGTACCGTGCAGAATTGAAAGGTAGACATGTCTAGCACACctctggagaagaccaGGTGTTTGCCAAACTGAACAGGGTGTACGTCGGCAACGAACCCATACTTTTCGGGGATCAAGTAAGCCTTGACTGAATCAGTAGAGCAATCGTAGATTATTCTCCACGATGCGAGCCTACCCTCTTTGAATATGACCAGGTTGTCTCCAAAAGTTAGAATGCGGTGATGCCACCACTGTTTTCCTCTCAAATTGCCATTCTTCTGCGTTCGAGAAATATGGCTGACTGACAGAACAAGCTTATAATGAGGCAGGGGGGAATTTAGAGAGCTGGTCAGGAGGTAAATGTAGTGAACATCTTCCTTGTATGACTCCACCAAAAAGAGATTCGAAGTTGGACTTCCAGCCAGTGCCAGTGCGTACTTCTCGTTTTTCTGAGGTAGAAATGTGTAGAATTGTGAAGCGTAAGACGCTTCTTTCACGTAGGGCTGAAAGCAACGAATGATGCAAATCTCTGTGGGTCCTGAGAGAGAAGCCTTGTAGCTGGTGCTGAAAAGAGCAGCAACGACTCTGTTGCTAGATGCCTCACCGAGGTGGAAGTAATTCGAGCAAATTCTGACATTCCACCAGTAGCTGGGATCGCCCACATTCAAGCAGTCTGTGTTTGGAATGGTGCGCAGAGTTGTGTTAGTCGATTTGTCCTTCGACGCACGAGGTGCTGGCTGGTGGATCCAAGGAGTCATGGCGCCGGTTATGGGATTGAAGAAGGCATGGGTGGACTTGCCAGATATGACGTAGCCCTCAGTGATGGGATTCACCACAGACCCGGGGGTATAAAGCTCCTGCGACACCTTGAGAGTCTCCTGGAAGTGGCTGGAAAAGTTCCGTGGGTCGTACTCTGTTGCACTCTTGGGTTCGAAAAACAAGTCAACCCAATCGAAACATTGAGGTGGGTCGACTGACTGATCAACATCTGTGGAATCACCGGTATCACCGACCATCATCCATCCGGGAATGAACTTCTGAGGGACAATCTTGGTCGCGACTTTCTCCTCGGTAATCTCCAGAGTGGTATCATCTTCCGAGGGGGGTTGCGTGGTCTGTGTAGTGTCGGACTCGTGGACAGCAGCAAAGGTAGTCTCCCAAGCCTCGGGAGCCAAAGGAAAGACTACCCGAGATTTCTCAATGGTTTCAATGTCCCATTGGAAGTCAGCAACAGGACCGTCATTGCTGAAGTCGACCTCAAAGGCGGTGATGAGAGGATTGGCAGCAACAGGAACAGGTTCGGTGGACTTGGGTCGTAGCGTGGCCTTGCTCTTGGCCGGTGGCAGGGCCTTTTTCTTGGAAATCTTGAAGCTGTGGTGGATTGCCATCGCGTATGGGTGTCCGGATGAGTAAAATACATACATTGTGATTCCAATTATATAAATATTGAGATGATTGCAAGACATTGGCCCTGTAACGGGTGACAAGCTGATAATAAATATGAACAAGTGCGGTTGAGGCACACTTCTTTGTTCTGCGCCATACCTGACTGCAGCTGATAAGGACGGATTTTTTACCAAGCAAACCGCAGCTGTGCAGCTGTGAATACGGGGGGCTTCCACTTGAGGAGCTCCGAGTTGACCTTTCGGCGCCGCTTTTTGAGCATCTTTTCATACTTTTCGCACACACTGTCTGTCAAACAAATGATGTGTTGGCCCTTGTAGTACTTGAGCATGTTGTATGTCTGCAGGGTATGCAGCACATCTGTAGTGGTCATGGCGGTCACGGAGGCAATGTCTTCGATTGTCATCTCCTGCTTACCCTTCTCCATGAGCAACTCAATAATGGTGTCTGCCCAATAGGCTCGGTATGACAGCAGACCCAGATCTGAAAGAGGCTTTTCTGGGGAACCAGTCTTGCCCTCAGCCTTGGAAAGGGCATATGAGAAGTCAATAAGAAGGCGGCCATAACCGTGACGCTGGTATTGCGGCAGTGTGAGAATACAAGCGACATTGTATCCCTCAGcagactccttctccttggaaAAGTATCCTACCAGATGGTGACCCTTCTCATCTCGTCGAGTCATGCAGTAGAAAAGGAAGGGGTCCACATCGTAGTAGAGAGTCTTATGATCCAGGAAAAGCTTTGAAAGGAGACACAGGTTTCGGCACCATGTTCTCTGCTTTCTGCCGTCAATCTCGAAGAAACTGACTGCCTCATCTCGATAGATTTCGTTCCCAGGAGGATGTCTCAGAGTGGATTTGGATCTGAACCGCTCAaactgcttcttggacCCGAAATAACACAGGGTAAAGTCGCAAATGTAGatttcatcttcttcggtCAGCTCGATAGGATAGGGAGAAAAGTACCACGGTTCGATGACATGATTGCCTAGAACAATTCTCTGTAAATTTCGAACTCGAGCCACCTCATGACTGCTCTGTGTCATACTTCCTCCAGTTCtgagcttctcaatctcctcgtcacGGTTGAAATTGTCGGGGTCCTGGGTGGTGCCGTTAACCTGGAGGTTGTCCAGGTCCATGACATCTTCCGAATTGGCTCCAGGAGTAGTTGCAGCCGAATCTGtgagcttctgcttcttggaggggttcttcttcttctccttgctGCTCTCCTTTGCAGCACCACTGAGAggcttcttgggcttctctggCTCGGGCCAAATGACACCCTGTGACAAGTCGACTCGAGTAGCCGCAATACGCTCATCCAGACGCTTGTTGAACTCGACGTAGTGCACATAGAACTCGAGGTTACCACGTCTCATTTGCACGCTGAGAATTTCAGCAACTCGGTCCTCACCGTCTTTCTCGACGTGGACTTTGCAGCCCACACGGAGCTCGTTGATTGCCACGTTCATGTCGACCTTCTGAACGGGCGCAGGAGTCTCCTCGGACCCCGAGGCTTTGCCGTTGGTTTTGCCGTTGGGCAAGTCTGCTTCTGCGAGAGCCATCTTTGGAGGTGTTGTGAGCGACAGTAAACTGCCTGGGTGTTATATAGCTTCGTCGCGCTATTGCTCGTTGATGTTCGGGTGGCGACAAAATTTTGATAAACTGAAAATAGttatggtcacgtgatgttGGGAGATGAGTACAGCCACCTTAATAGAGACAGGAATGTGCCAGTTACTGTAGGGGGGAATTTACGAAATATCGTCTTGTTATATGATATTATTCAGTTATTAAATCTGCGATTATATTGGTGAAACACACATATATCcaactgtacaagtacaatgtacatgtagttgttatttcatttttatttGGAGACCATCCATTTTTATGTTTCcggaaaaaaatgaaaattgTATAAGTATGGTTCTGGAATTGGGTCCATATACTGTGCCTGTATTGGTACCACTggcctacaagtagagcgAAGGCTGAAAAGGAGGGAAAGCAAAACAAAAGAATGACAACGCCAACCAATAcaattgtacttgtaactaAAAATACATTAAATATGCGAAATTCTGATACACCATCCCTCTAATAGGTCTGGTATATCTTGGGTTTCCATTCGAGACCGGGATCACTTTCTGCTGTGGCATTGGGCTTCTCGCGCCACATTTTGATGCTCTTGTCAGCCTCACAGGTGATGAGGCGAAGACCAGTCTTGTCGAAACTGGAGTCGAAAATACCGTTTTCACTCTCGATAGATCCTGGGATGGGAATAGACTGGGTGCTCTGGAACATATGTCCAGTCTTCCAGTCATAAAAGCCAATAGAGCCGTTGTCGCCTCCCGAAAACATGACGTTGTCTTGGTTAACGGACAGGGTATTGATGATAGCGTTCTGGTCGTCGTAGTTGAGCACTAGATCGCCCTCGGGACACTTCCATTGCTTACTGGAGTTAGCAGAGGCCGTGGAGAAAGTGAACTCCTCGGGATGTAAAGTGAGGCCTCGCACACTCTTCTTGTGATGCGTGAGCGTTGTCATGGTCTTCCCGGCCTGTAGGTTCCACAGTCGCACAGTCTCATCTGCCGAAGCTGTAATCACCTGGGGTTCAGAGGCCTGGAACTTGACTCTGTTGATAGTCGACTTGTGTCCACTGAGAACAACCACAGGGTCACGAGTACGAATGTCCCACACACGGGCCACAGCGTCTCGACCAGCAGACACTAGGACATCCAGAGTAGGATGAATGTCCAGCGAGTAGACTGCAGAGAGATGGCCATGGTAGTGTCGAACGACCTTGTTAGTTTCCAGATCCCAACACTTGACCATCTTGTCTTCACCTCCCGAAAACATGTAAGGATGTCGTGGCGACACTCCCAATGCTCTAACACCCATAATGTGTCCTGTGAGAGTCAGTCGCAATTTTCCTGTAGCCAGATCCCAGATCTTGATAGTCTTGTCTGCAGAACCTGTAGCAAACCACTGGTTCTCTGGttcaacacaaacagatcTCACCCAGCCCTGATGGCCTGTAATGACTCTGTAGATCTCCCATGGTGCGTGCCACGCCGGTTTCGACTGTGTAAGGTTGGCTCCGAGATTAGTGAGACTGTCGTGTGTAGTTGGTTGGCTTGCAGAGGGCGTGTGTTTCGTGAGTGCCGAGGAAGAAGCTCCCATCAGAGCCTTCTGGCCGCTCTGAGATCCTCCTGCGATTCGCTGGACTGCCACACCTCCTGTGGCTTCCACTGCCAAACCCTTCTCTGCCATTTTGGCAGCCACCTGCTTTGCTAGGTATGGTGGAAGTTCGAGGTTCTGGAACTCCCTGAGTTTTTGAGCACGTCGGATATTTCGAGAGGGTTCATTTTCGCCGGTCGCGAGAGTACCATACTCTGGAAACAGGTCTTTGGCGACAGGCATGTGTGGATTACAAGTTCCTTGTAGTCTCTGATTATGACGGCTGAAATGTTCATGCAAGTTATTCAGATAGCCTTgtacaggttatgagtggTGTGAGCAGGGGAACAAGTTGGAAACTGGATAAACGAAATATGATTGGCCAGATTCAACTCTGCTTCAAAAATGAAACAATTCTTCTTTCACACTCCAGATATTACTCCCCCTGAGCCTCGTTTTCGGTTACTGTAACCCTCCCCTAATTATCGTTGTGCTCTTGAACTGGGAGGCGTCCACATAAACTTTTACACCATTTCCTCTTTCTCCCCACCGCAACCATGTCCAACAGATTATTGGGAGTCCTTACAAGTGAGTATTGAAAGGCTGGAAAGGGAAGATGAGTCCATACATAAGTTCAATGTGCCATTGCGAATATCCTGACACCAAACAATGGCATGTTTGCCAACTTGGCGTGGGGGTGCCGCACCGCACATCCACAGCAACACGCAATCTCGAGACCccatactaacccagccATCGCCATTCCTGTCGGTGTTGGCATCACCTTGATGCAGTCCGCCATGTACGACGTTCGTGGTGGCTACCGAGCTGTCATCTTCGACCGTCTTGCCGGTGTCAAGCA
This genomic interval from Yarrowia lipolytica chromosome 1E, complete sequence contains the following:
- a CDS encoding uncharacterized protein (Compare to YALI0E04664g, no similarity possibly noncoding); amino-acid sequence: MSCNHLNIYIIGITMYVFYSSGHPYAMAIHHSFKISKKKALPPAKSKATLRPKSTEPVPVAANPLITAFEVDFSNDGPVADFQWDIETIEKSRVVFPLAPEAWETTFAAVHESDTTQTTQPPSEDDTTLEITEEKVATKIVPQKFIPGWMMVGDTGDSTDVDQSVDPPQCFDWVDLFFEPKSATEYDPRNFSSHFQETLKVSQELYTPGSVVNPITEGYVISGKSTHAFFNPITGAMTPWIHQPAPRASKDKSTNTTLRTIPNTDCLNVGDPSYWWNVRICSNYFHLGEASSNRVVAALFSTSYKASLSGPTEICIIRCFQPYVKEASYASQFYTFLPQKNEKYALALAGSPTSNLFLVESYKEDVHYIYLLTSSLNSPLPHYKLVLSVSHISRTQKNGNLRGKQWWHHRILTFGDNLVIFKEGRLASWRIIYDCSTDSVKAYLIPEKYGFVADVHPVQFGKHLVFSRGVLDMSTFQFCTVPVGQNDRKKIVWHKRNGVLVGSTVNSLSFQCFYLGDPSEV
- a CDS encoding uncharacterized protein (Compare to YALI0E04675g, similar to uniprot|Q08649 Saccharomyces cerevisiae YOR244w ESA1 histone acetyltransferase), which translates into the protein MALAEADLPNGKTNGKASGSEETPAPVQKVDMNVAINELRVGCKVHVEKDGEDRVAEILSVQMRRGNLEFYVHYVEFNKRLDERIAATRVDLSQGVIWPEPEKPKKPLSGAAKESSKEKKKNPSKKQKLTDSAATTPGANSEDVMDLDNLQVNGTTQDPDNFNRDEEIEKLRTGGSMTQSSHEVARVRNLQRIVLGNHVIEPWYFSPYPIELTEEDEIYICDFTLCYFGSKKQFERFRSKSTLRHPPGNEIYRDEAVSFFEIDGRKQRTWCRNLCLLSKLFLDHKTLYYDVDPFLFYCMTRRDEKGHHLVGYFSKEKESAEGYNVACILTLPQYQRHGYGRLLIDFSYALSKAEGKTGSPEKPLSDLGLLSYRAYWADTIIELLMEKGKQEMTIEDIASVTAMTTTDVLHTLQTYNMLKYYKGQHIICLTDSVCEKYEKMLKKRRRKVNSELLKWKPPVFTAAQLRFAW
- a CDS encoding uncharacterized protein (Compare to YALI0E04697g, similar to uniprot|Q12417 Saccharomyces cerevisiae YPL151c Pre-mRNA splicing factor PRP46) translates to MPVAKDLFPEYGTLATGENEPSRNIRRAQKLREFQNLELPPYLAKQVAAKMAEKGLAVEATGGVAVQRIAGGSQSGQKALMGASSSALTKHTPSASQPTTHDSLTNLGANLTQSKPAWHAPWEIYRVITGHQGWVRSVCVEPENQWFATGSADKTIKIWDLATGKLRLTLTGHIMGVRALGVSPRHPYMFSGGEDKMVKCWDLETNKVVRHYHGHLSAVYSLDIHPTLDVLVSAGRDAVARVWDIRTRDPVVVLSGHKSTINRVKFQASEPQVITASADETVRLWNLQAGKTMTTLTHHKKSVRGLTLHPEEFTFSTASANSSKQWKCPEGDLVLNYDDQNAIINTLSVNQDNVMFSGGDNGSIGFYDWKTGHMFQSTQSIPIPGSIESENGIFDSSFDKTGLRLITCEADKSIKMWREKPNATAESDPGLEWKPKIYQTY